One stretch of Streptomyces pactum DNA includes these proteins:
- a CDS encoding YccF domain-containing protein, producing MKTLLNLIWLVFSGFWLACGYVLAGLLLCVTVIGIPFGIASFRIAGFALWPFGRTAVPRRDAGAASCVGNVLWLVLAGWWLALSHVITGLLLCVTIIGIPLGLANFKLIPVSLTPLGHEIVRTDAPFGRR from the coding sequence ATGAAGACCCTCCTCAACCTGATCTGGCTGGTGTTCTCGGGCTTCTGGCTGGCCTGCGGCTACGTCCTCGCCGGCCTGCTGCTCTGTGTCACGGTCATCGGCATCCCGTTCGGGATCGCGTCCTTCCGCATCGCCGGTTTCGCCCTGTGGCCCTTCGGCCGCACCGCGGTGCCCCGCCGGGACGCGGGCGCGGCGTCCTGCGTGGGCAACGTCCTCTGGCTGGTGCTGGCGGGCTGGTGGCTGGCGCTCAGCCACGTGATCACCGGTCTGCTGCTGTGCGTCACGATCATCGGCATCCCGCTGGGACTGGCGAACTTCAAGCTGATCCCGGTCTCGCTGACCCCGCTGGGCCACGAGATCGTCCGCACCGACGCGCCGTTCGGCCGGCGCG